A single window of Magnetococcus marinus MC-1 DNA harbors:
- a CDS encoding Mov34/MPN/PAD-1 family protein, producing the protein MAFLKMPKAGFGPSDLMRKTKLAAFHTDGLSDFAGSFWPQGQQERGFQPEPGCSEPTFVGSAADIAFFASSFFNFAASVLQRETDYVAKALFVSAQNDRRPIESRVVDLGVEDLSEDVNYQYRVSISLSARKGVESEIASNARSGNRTNETGGLLLGEIDDSLQSIYIDIATGPPPDSHKSPQRFLCGVEGTKDQCSFYANRSGNSTKFVGVWHTHPVSMPNASDVDLEAIAQILHAQEKTPRHVVMLIVGFATTNPTWRFYLFRKNQFRFIPVEIEAEKDGR; encoded by the coding sequence ATGGCCTTCCTTAAAATGCCAAAGGCCGGTTTTGGCCCGTCCGACTTAATGCGAAAAACAAAATTGGCTGCATTCCATACAGATGGGCTAAGTGATTTCGCTGGTTCGTTCTGGCCGCAAGGGCAACAGGAGCGGGGGTTTCAGCCTGAACCGGGTTGCTCTGAGCCAACCTTTGTTGGATCAGCAGCTGATATCGCTTTCTTCGCATCGTCCTTTTTTAATTTTGCAGCAAGCGTGCTCCAGAGAGAAACTGATTATGTGGCAAAAGCTCTGTTTGTGTCCGCACAAAATGATCGCCGACCAATAGAGTCTCGCGTAGTTGACCTTGGAGTAGAGGATCTGAGTGAAGATGTAAACTATCAGTATCGTGTGTCTATTTCTCTAAGTGCAAGAAAGGGAGTGGAAAGCGAGATAGCATCAAATGCTCGGTCTGGTAACCGAACAAACGAAACTGGTGGCCTATTACTCGGTGAGATTGATGATTCACTTCAAAGTATCTATATCGATATTGCGACTGGCCCTCCACCTGATAGTCATAAGTCACCACAGCGTTTTCTATGCGGTGTTGAAGGGACAAAGGATCAGTGTTCGTTTTATGCGAACCGTAGTGGGAATTCCACTAAATTCGTTGGTGTATGGCATACCCACCCAGTTTCGATGCCGAATGCGAGCGATGTAGATCTTGAAGCAATAGCTCAGATTCTACATGCGCAAGAAAAAACACCCCGCCACGTCGTTATGTTGATTGTTGGTTTTGCAACGACAAACCCTACGTGGCGCTTTTATCTATTCCGGAAAAATCAATTCCGGTTTATTCCCGTTGAGATAGAGGCTGAAAAAGATGGAAGGTAA
- the ltrA gene encoding group II intron reverse transcriptase/maturase, producing MNATKAFDIPKELVWQAYLDVKRSSGGPGLDGLTMEAFEEDLKNQLYRLWNRMSSGSYFPPPVMRVEIPKSDGGVRGLGIPTIGDRIAQAVVKRYLEPLVEPKFHEDSYGYRPNRSALDAVRQARQRCWRDDWVLDLDISKFFDKLDHALVMRAVKRFTDCKWVLLYIERWLKADVQLQDETILHREMGTPQGGVISPLLANIFLHLGFDQWMKENYPHIHFERYADDIVVHCRSLKQLQWIKKRIEQRLKLCKLSLNDKKTRVVYCKDSRRSGEWTCQSFDFLGYTFRPRSSRNHRGELFVSFSPAISRKASKSLRQTIRREWKLQARSQHSIEELARRLNPVITGWINYYGRFCRSEMHSVLDRINTALAFWAMRKFKKLRGHKTRAHKWLKGVAQREPSLFAHWKYQGWMTRAV from the coding sequence ATGAATGCGACAAAGGCTTTTGATATACCGAAAGAGTTAGTGTGGCAGGCCTATCTGGATGTGAAACGAAGTTCAGGAGGGCCTGGCCTTGATGGTCTAACGATGGAGGCATTTGAAGAAGATTTGAAGAATCAGCTGTATAGGTTATGGAACCGAATGTCGTCGGGCAGCTACTTTCCACCACCTGTCATGCGGGTAGAAATCCCCAAATCAGATGGTGGTGTGCGAGGGCTGGGTATTCCGACGATTGGTGATCGTATCGCGCAAGCGGTTGTGAAACGATATCTGGAGCCATTGGTGGAGCCAAAATTCCATGAAGACTCCTATGGATATCGTCCCAATCGCTCAGCTTTGGATGCCGTTAGACAGGCCCGCCAGCGCTGTTGGCGGGATGACTGGGTGCTTGATCTGGATATCAGCAAGTTTTTCGATAAACTGGATCATGCATTGGTAATGCGTGCGGTGAAGCGGTTTACAGATTGTAAGTGGGTTCTGCTCTACATCGAGAGGTGGTTAAAAGCAGATGTTCAACTACAGGATGAGACCATCCTTCATCGGGAGATGGGAACCCCCCAGGGCGGTGTAATCAGCCCTCTGCTTGCAAACATTTTTCTGCATCTTGGTTTCGATCAGTGGATGAAGGAGAATTATCCTCACATTCATTTTGAGCGTTATGCCGATGATATTGTCGTGCATTGCCGTTCCTTGAAGCAGTTGCAGTGGATCAAGAAGAGGATTGAACAGCGCTTGAAGCTCTGCAAATTGTCTCTCAACGACAAAAAGACGCGAGTTGTCTATTGTAAAGATTCTCGTAGGTCAGGGGAGTGGACGTGTCAGAGCTTTGATTTTCTGGGCTATACCTTTCGTCCAAGGTCATCACGCAACCACCGTGGAGAGCTTTTTGTAAGCTTTAGTCCGGCAATCAGTCGGAAAGCTTCGAAATCTCTACGGCAGACCATTCGGCGGGAGTGGAAGCTCCAAGCGAGGAGCCAGCACTCTATTGAGGAACTGGCAAGACGTTTAAATCCAGTGATCACAGGTTGGATAAACTATTATGGCCGATTCTGTCGATCGGAGATGCACTCTGTATTGGACCGGATAAACACCGCTCTTGCCTTCTGGGCAATGCGTAAGTTCAAGAAACTCCGTGGGCACAAGACCCGAGCGCACAAGTGGCTCAAAGGGGTTGCCCAGAGAGAGCCATCTTTGTTTGCGCATTGGAAATATCAGGGCTGGATGACAAGAGCCGTATGA
- a CDS encoding ThiF family adenylyltransferase, giving the protein MVTECLSWGQQLALEQVADIVAASNGTVELVQIDPPTSEGDTLLLRVSIDTSDYTFQKGGLKFRKREGFHIRVSSRFPIEPPIAKFTHQRFMGQAHVQWGNQICLYLATDVEWSASDGMFGFIKRLDQWLGDAAQDQLDPDDAPLHPPAVYHSSDTKFSVEIDTPELADGASPWIGTAKLRKRNDHCLDVFEWAEIPNSLSRSEKYAAVILLGQSMPMEFPNTVDKLITTFQSCNISFGLLFSVLRLFSLHQNSGDPLYFIIGAPMRRRKAGEPLRQHLTAWKIDIEYVTALHTIVLEKESEAADKAWELINEWACNATTEWCRVYDNRPEVTFRRDQETNASWFLGKSVVLLGCGALGSHFGEYLIRAGVTKLRLIDYSNVHPGILVRQQFKYRQVGYSKNSALSMTLESINPKADIDHKFFDLTQGWPESLSLDEFDLVIDATASRRVAAALQLDWIALIS; this is encoded by the coding sequence ATGGTGACTGAATGTCTATCATGGGGGCAACAACTTGCTCTGGAGCAAGTTGCGGATATTGTCGCAGCTAGCAATGGAACAGTCGAACTGGTGCAAATAGATCCGCCAACATCTGAAGGCGACACTCTGTTATTGCGCGTATCCATTGATACAAGTGATTACACGTTTCAAAAAGGTGGATTAAAATTCCGGAAGCGTGAAGGGTTTCACATACGTGTGTCATCCCGGTTCCCAATAGAGCCCCCTATTGCGAAATTTACACATCAACGTTTTATGGGGCAGGCTCATGTCCAATGGGGAAATCAGATTTGTCTTTATCTTGCGACCGACGTTGAATGGTCTGCAAGTGACGGCATGTTTGGCTTCATCAAACGGCTAGATCAATGGCTAGGTGATGCTGCTCAAGATCAGTTGGATCCTGACGACGCCCCACTGCATCCGCCAGCTGTATATCATAGCTCTGACACGAAATTTTCCGTTGAAATCGATACGCCGGAACTGGCAGATGGGGCTTCTCCCTGGATCGGAACTGCCAAGCTGAGAAAGCGAAACGACCATTGTCTTGATGTTTTCGAGTGGGCTGAGATACCAAATTCGCTTTCAAGAAGTGAGAAATATGCTGCTGTAATTTTGCTTGGCCAATCGATGCCAATGGAGTTCCCAAACACTGTAGATAAACTCATTACTACATTTCAAAGCTGCAATATCTCTTTTGGTCTGCTTTTTTCTGTCTTAAGATTATTTTCCCTGCACCAGAATTCTGGTGACCCGCTTTATTTTATTATCGGGGCCCCAATGCGCCGCCGAAAGGCAGGCGAGCCGCTACGTCAACACCTGACAGCTTGGAAAATAGATATTGAATATGTTACGGCTTTACACACCATTGTATTAGAAAAGGAAAGTGAAGCTGCTGACAAAGCGTGGGAGCTCATCAATGAATGGGCTTGCAATGCTACAACAGAATGGTGCCGTGTTTATGACAACCGCCCTGAAGTTACATTTAGGCGTGATCAAGAAACGAATGCGAGTTGGTTTTTGGGGAAGAGTGTCGTCTTGCTTGGATGTGGTGCCCTCGGTTCACACTTTGGAGAGTATTTGATTCGTGCAGGAGTTACAAAGCTACGTCTTATAGATTACTCGAATGTCCATCCTGGCATTCTTGTCCGGCAGCAATTCAAATATAGGCAAGTGGGGTATTCAAAAAATAGCGCCCTGTCTATGACACTTGAATCAATCAACCCGAAAGCAGATATAGATCACAAATTTTTCGATCTTACACAGGGCTGGCCTGAATCACTGTCTCTAGATGAATTTGACCTTGTGATTGATGCGACAGCTTCCAGGAGAGTTGCTGCTGCCCTCCAACTAGATTGGATAGCTCTTATTTCGTAA
- a CDS encoding transposase, whose amino-acid sequence MTEEFEKEYAIRAGGESVNAALKTAHGLGKVWTRRLQRVTFAVTMKALASNVKRFLRYQCVQMAGKEQKVEPVPA is encoded by the coding sequence ATTACGGAGGAGTTCGAGAAGGAATACGCCATTCGCGCTGGAGGCGAATCGGTCAATGCGGCACTCAAGACGGCTCATGGCCTGGGGAAGGTCTGGACCCGGCGCCTTCAGCGAGTAACCTTTGCGGTCACAATGAAAGCTCTGGCCAGCAATGTGAAGCGCTTCCTGCGCTACCAGTGCGTCCAAATGGCCGGGAAAGAGCAAAAAGTGGAGCCTGTTCCGGCGTAA
- the tnpB gene encoding IS66 family insertion sequence element accessory protein TnpB (TnpB, as the term is used for proteins encoded by IS66 family insertion elements, is considered an accessory protein, since TnpC, encoded by a neighboring gene, is a DDE family transposase.) has translation MLPHHNGLAALVEAELELNPFDEALFVFRNRSLDKVKILYWERNGFCLWQKRLEKDRFHWLRQGGAAEIQITGRQLNWLLDGYNLAAMKGHNKLHFSSIV, from the coding sequence GTGTTGCCACATCACAACGGACTGGCTGCATTGGTGGAGGCAGAACTGGAGTTGAATCCCTTTGATGAGGCTCTGTTCGTGTTTCGCAATCGATCATTGGACAAGGTGAAAATCCTTTACTGGGAACGTAATGGCTTCTGCCTGTGGCAAAAGCGGCTGGAAAAGGACCGATTTCACTGGTTGCGCCAGGGAGGTGCCGCAGAAATCCAAATCACGGGGCGGCAGCTGAATTGGCTACTTGATGGCTACAACCTGGCGGCAATGAAGGGTCACAATAAACTGCATTTTTCTTCGATTGTATAG
- a CDS encoding TauD/TfdA family dioxygenase, which produces MLPIPVDSPFHPDNEQGYAQWRHAKLAAYPALEDMMVEIADPFNLSSLERGRIVDLCARSNMALYQVAQGRVEDTALPMAILKQVMQRLRVDHNEGADAQGVSALTLRDDGPFKHYIPYKAQAIQWHTDGYYNEPERTIRGMALHCARQAEQGGENDLLDHEIMYIRLRDQNPEHIRALMAEDVLTIPARTNRAGEVVRAACVGPVFSVDANGYLHMRYTARTVSIAWREDAATLAAVTALEAILKHATDEPYAHHLRMQPGQGLICNNVLHTRGHFDAAPEGQANRLMYRIRCWDRVDPA; this is translated from the coding sequence ATGCTTCCTATTCCAGTTGATTCCCCCTTTCATCCTGATAATGAACAGGGGTATGCCCAGTGGCGTCATGCCAAGTTGGCCGCCTATCCGGCCCTTGAAGATATGATGGTGGAGATTGCCGATCCATTCAACCTTAGCTCTTTGGAGCGGGGCAGAATTGTGGATCTATGCGCCCGCAGCAATATGGCGCTCTATCAGGTAGCCCAGGGCAGGGTGGAGGATACGGCGCTGCCCATGGCGATTCTCAAACAGGTGATGCAGCGCTTGCGGGTGGACCATAATGAGGGGGCCGATGCCCAAGGGGTCAGCGCCCTGACCCTGCGGGATGATGGTCCATTTAAGCACTATATTCCCTATAAAGCCCAGGCCATTCAGTGGCACACCGATGGCTACTATAATGAGCCAGAGCGCACCATTCGGGGCATGGCGCTACACTGCGCCAGACAGGCCGAGCAGGGCGGTGAAAATGATCTGCTGGATCATGAGATCATGTATATAAGGCTGCGGGATCAAAATCCTGAGCATATTCGCGCCTTGATGGCTGAGGATGTGTTGACCATTCCCGCCCGCACCAACCGCGCGGGCGAGGTGGTGCGGGCAGCCTGTGTTGGCCCGGTGTTTAGTGTGGATGCCAACGGCTATCTGCATATGCGCTACACGGCCCGCACGGTTAGCATCGCCTGGCGAGAGGATGCCGCTACGTTGGCCGCAGTGACGGCGTTGGAGGCGATCTTAAAGCATGCGACGGATGAGCCCTATGCCCACCATCTGCGCATGCAGCCTGGCCAGGGTTTGATCTGTAATAATGTGCTACACACCCGGGGCCATTTTGATGCCGCCCCCGAGGGCCAAGCCAACCGCTTGATGTACCGCATTCGTTGCTGGGATCGGGTGGACCCGGCGTAA
- the tnpA gene encoding IS66 family insertion sequence element accessory protein TnpA, which yields MEDKSIEASVLSEKQRYWLDHLRSCRSEVGTIKEYAEVHKLSLPSLYFWKRKLTQMGFLEESGSGKRRFQRLELSSKSSAGVCRIQFPNGMTVEWSGNGGESLLSVLRSVAAL from the coding sequence ATGGAAGACAAATCAATTGAGGCGTCTGTGCTGAGTGAGAAGCAGCGGTACTGGCTGGATCATTTACGCAGTTGTCGTTCTGAGGTCGGCACCATTAAGGAGTACGCTGAAGTCCATAAGCTGAGCCTTCCATCGTTGTATTTTTGGAAGCGCAAGCTGACGCAAATGGGTTTTCTGGAAGAGTCAGGATCAGGCAAGCGACGTTTTCAGCGATTGGAATTGAGTTCAAAGTCTTCAGCAGGGGTCTGCCGGATTCAGTTCCCAAATGGTATGACGGTGGAGTGGTCAGGGAATGGTGGCGAGAGCTTGCTCTCTGTCCTGCGATCTGTGGCAGCCTTGTGA
- the tnpB gene encoding IS66 family insertion sequence element accessory protein TnpB (TnpB, as the term is used for proteins encoded by IS66 family insertion elements, is considered an accessory protein, since TnpC, encoded by a neighboring gene, is a DDE family transposase.): protein MMRPSPDISVVHLCLEPVDFRKGINGLAALVEAELELNPFDEALFVFRNRSLDKVKILYWERNGFCLWQKRLEKDRFHWLRQGGAAEIQITGRQLNWLLDGYNLAAMKGHNKLHFSSIV from the coding sequence ATGATGCGCCCATCGCCGGATATTTCTGTCGTCCATCTTTGTTTGGAGCCGGTGGATTTCAGGAAGGGGATCAACGGACTGGCTGCATTGGTGGAGGCAGAACTGGAGTTGAATCCCTTTGATGAGGCTCTGTTCGTGTTTCGCAATCGATCATTGGACAAGGTGAAAATCCTTTACTGGGAACGTAATGGCTTCTGCCTGTGGCAAAAGCGGCTGGAAAAGGACCGATTTCACTGGTTGCGCCAGGGAGGTGCCGCAGAAATCCAAATCACGGGGCGGCAGCTGAATTGGCTACTTGATGGCTACAACCTGGCGGCAATGAAGGGTCACAATAAACTGCATTTTTCTTCGATTGTATAG
- a CDS encoding phosphoribosyltransferase, with the protein MTVTQNAEAKANLDHLEPFIDRAHIALRVAELGVQIRGDMVGKDPVFLVVLKGGFVFAADLMRALDHTVPVAFTNARPCAHLPIFSREDEDLLRGKDIWVVDALLDQGHSAMRLMQGLQPLQPTSIQFAVLLHKTVERAEKIPVRYVGFEVPDTRLVGYGLDENQQFRGMRNLYAWWPYAQAIRADEPEEFL; encoded by the coding sequence ATGACCGTGACCCAAAACGCCGAAGCCAAAGCCAATCTGGATCATCTGGAACCCTTTATTGACCGCGCCCATATTGCACTGCGGGTTGCGGAACTGGGGGTGCAGATACGTGGCGATATGGTGGGCAAAGACCCCGTTTTTCTGGTGGTCTTAAAGGGGGGCTTTGTATTTGCCGCCGACTTAATGCGGGCGCTGGATCATACGGTGCCGGTGGCTTTTACCAATGCCCGTCCCTGTGCCCACCTGCCCATTTTTAGCCGCGAAGATGAAGATTTGTTGCGGGGTAAAGATATATGGGTGGTGGACGCCCTGTTGGACCAAGGCCACAGCGCCATGCGCCTTATGCAGGGCTTACAGCCGTTGCAGCCGACCTCCATACAGTTTGCGGTATTACTGCACAAAACCGTTGAGCGTGCGGAAAAAATACCTGTCCGCTATGTGGGTTTTGAGGTGCCCGATACCCGGCTGGTGGGCTATGGGCTGGATGAAAATCAGCAATTTCGCGGCATGCGCAATCTCTACGCTTGGTGGCCATACGCGCAGGCTATTCGCGCCGACGAGCCCGAAGAGTTCCTGTAA
- the tnpC gene encoding IS66 family transposase: protein MKTLPKTLPDDPAALREIILSLQAENVLLQDKSKRMEHEAQLLREKLNILIAKRFGRSSEKSDPRQLGLFDEAEVTAAEEPEEDAEEIQVPAHSRKVKSKGRKPLPEWLPRVDIIHELPESALVCGLDGHHLVEIGRETSEQLDIIPAKVQVLRHIQIKYGCPHCKQGVKTAPTPKRPIPKALATAALLAHVAVSKYADGLPLYRQGAILTRAGIDVCRTTLANWMIQCGQLVQPLINLMRDKMLDYDILQMDETTIQVLKEKDKVAASNSYMWVQRGGPPGSPVILFDYDPTRGAEVPKRLLAGYKGWLQTDGYAGYLGVGAQEDVILMGCFAHARRQFDEAIKALGKSKKGKIGKAGQALSLIRKLYAVEKDLREEEATPERRYKVRQERSRPIIDELKTWLEDNRAGVLPKSKLGEAMGYLTNQWSSLIRYLDDGRLEIDNNRAENAIRPFVIGRKNWLFSNSVRGAKASANLYSLIETAKANGWEPFVYLTKVFEGLATAQTVDEFDLLLPWNLKSAAEPAG from the coding sequence ATGAAAACGCTACCAAAGACACTCCCTGATGACCCTGCCGCTTTGCGGGAAATAATACTTTCCTTGCAGGCTGAAAATGTCCTTTTACAGGACAAAAGCAAGCGTATGGAGCATGAAGCCCAGCTTCTGAGGGAGAAGCTGAATATTCTCATTGCCAAGCGGTTTGGGCGTTCCAGTGAGAAGAGCGATCCCCGTCAGTTGGGTCTGTTCGATGAGGCAGAAGTGACGGCTGCCGAGGAACCTGAAGAGGATGCCGAAGAGATCCAGGTTCCTGCCCATAGCCGCAAAGTGAAGTCCAAAGGGCGCAAGCCATTGCCAGAGTGGCTACCCCGGGTGGATATCATTCATGAGTTGCCTGAGTCGGCATTGGTTTGTGGCCTGGATGGTCACCATTTGGTCGAGATTGGCCGTGAGACCAGCGAGCAACTGGATATTATTCCGGCCAAGGTGCAGGTATTGCGGCACATCCAGATCAAATATGGCTGTCCTCATTGCAAACAGGGCGTGAAGACGGCCCCTACACCCAAACGTCCCATTCCCAAGGCGTTGGCTACAGCTGCTCTATTGGCCCATGTGGCGGTATCCAAGTATGCCGATGGGTTACCGCTCTATCGACAGGGCGCCATTCTGACCCGTGCAGGGATTGATGTCTGTCGAACCACGCTGGCCAATTGGATGATCCAGTGCGGCCAACTGGTGCAGCCGTTGATCAATCTGATGCGGGACAAGATGCTGGATTACGATATCCTGCAGATGGATGAAACTACGATTCAAGTGCTTAAGGAAAAAGATAAAGTTGCAGCCAGCAACTCCTATATGTGGGTACAGCGAGGTGGTCCCCCGGGTAGTCCGGTGATTTTGTTTGATTACGATCCCACACGCGGTGCCGAGGTTCCGAAACGGCTGTTGGCGGGCTATAAAGGCTGGTTGCAAACGGATGGGTATGCAGGTTATCTGGGTGTGGGTGCGCAGGAAGATGTGATCCTGATGGGGTGTTTTGCGCATGCCCGTCGTCAATTCGACGAGGCGATCAAAGCGTTGGGAAAATCCAAAAAAGGCAAGATAGGCAAGGCTGGGCAGGCACTGTCGCTGATCCGGAAACTGTACGCTGTGGAAAAGGATCTGCGTGAGGAAGAGGCTACTCCAGAGCGACGTTACAAGGTGCGCCAGGAGCGTTCCCGCCCCATTATCGATGAGTTGAAAACCTGGCTGGAAGATAATCGAGCAGGGGTGTTACCGAAAAGCAAACTCGGCGAAGCGATGGGATATCTGACCAATCAGTGGTCCTCTCTGATTCGATATCTTGATGATGGACGCCTGGAAATTGACAACAACAGAGCCGAGAACGCCATTCGCCCCTTTGTGATTGGCAGGAAAAATTGGCTCTTCAGCAACTCTGTTCGAGGTGCAAAGGCCTCGGCAAACCTCTACAGTTTGATTGAAACGGCCAAAGCCAATGGTTGGGAGCCCTTCGTCTATCTCACAAAGGTCTTTGAGGGCCTCGCCACAGCGCAAACCGTGGATGAGTTCGACTTGTTGCTCCCGTGGAATTTGAAATCTGCTGCTGAACCGGCAGGGTAG
- a CDS encoding patatin-like phospholipase family protein → MEGKPRKIGLALSGGGSRAVAFHLGCMRALNDRGILDKVSTLSTVSGGSVIGGLWAYSDDSFEKFDIRIQELLRNGLRGGILKFTLCSGTTLKIIATVLTSGLLTAICSSINLFSKLLRILGVPASALRRIANHLQAPLPRFASMTTAFSEFLDREYFKGTILKNIKRRNLRIVINASELRTQSAYRFGSDESGCWRFGILADDTKVAKAVAASAAFPVLLPALDEQRRYINKLGETSIHRTIVTDGGVYDNLGTSCLVPGRSSDYSTNVGEIDFIIACVAGQGLPDGSSVPYLWPSRMIATLDTIHRRTHSMTFDLLHKLKDSGKIEGFLLPYLGQNDSALTCPPKDLVSRDATFDYPTNFDPMTQEDIELLTKRGEQLTRNLIETYHPEL, encoded by the coding sequence ATGGAAGGTAAACCACGCAAAATCGGGCTGGCACTTTCTGGAGGGGGATCGCGTGCGGTAGCATTTCACCTTGGTTGTATGCGGGCACTGAACGATCGCGGTATTTTAGATAAGGTTAGTACACTGTCCACTGTTTCAGGTGGAAGTGTTATAGGCGGACTCTGGGCTTACTCAGACGATAGTTTCGAAAAGTTTGATATAAGAATTCAGGAACTACTCCGAAATGGGCTGAGGGGTGGGATACTGAAATTTACCCTGTGCTCAGGCACCACCTTAAAGATTATTGCGACGGTCTTGACTTCAGGATTATTGACAGCGATATGCTCATCCATCAATCTATTTTCTAAGCTGCTGCGCATTCTAGGTGTTCCAGCCTCTGCACTAAGAAGAATAGCAAATCACCTTCAGGCTCCTCTTCCACGCTTCGCAAGCATGACAACAGCATTTTCTGAATTTTTGGATAGAGAATATTTCAAAGGCACGATATTAAAAAACATCAAACGAAGAAATCTCAGAATTGTTATTAATGCTTCTGAGTTGAGAACACAGTCTGCTTATAGGTTCGGCTCAGATGAGTCTGGCTGCTGGCGTTTTGGGATACTTGCAGATGATACAAAAGTTGCAAAGGCAGTGGCGGCAAGCGCGGCATTTCCTGTTCTGTTGCCGGCATTGGATGAGCAAAGGCGATATATCAACAAGTTAGGCGAGACATCCATCCATAGAACAATTGTTACGGATGGAGGGGTTTACGATAATCTTGGTACCAGTTGCCTTGTTCCAGGCCGGAGTAGTGACTACAGCACAAACGTCGGGGAAATAGATTTCATCATTGCATGCGTCGCTGGACAAGGGCTTCCCGATGGTTCAAGTGTTCCATATCTCTGGCCTTCTCGGATGATTGCAACGCTTGATACCATCCATCGCCGAACCCATTCAATGACTTTTGATCTTCTTCACAAATTAAAAGATAGTGGCAAAATTGAAGGATTCCTGCTGCCATACCTGGGGCAGAATGATAGCGCTCTTACTTGTCCTCCAAAAGACCTAGTGTCGCGCGATGCTACTTTCGATTATCCCACAAATTTCGACCCGATGACTCAGGAAGACATTGAGCTGCTAACAAAGCGAGGCGAACAATTGACGAGGAATCTCATTGAAACCTATCATCCAGAATTATAG